A section of the Triticum dicoccoides isolate Atlit2015 ecotype Zavitan chromosome 7A, WEW_v2.0, whole genome shotgun sequence genome encodes:
- the LOC119331341 gene encoding 30S ribosomal protein S6-like: MPLYDCMLMVKPMVTKEAIAELVARVAGRAYQRNGVVTELKSFGKVHLGYGIRKLDGRHFQGQLIQMTMMVPPSFTKELHYLNKEDRLLRWLVVKHRDAVYGLEFINEDDGRYEMDSFGRNTASTQDDDDVDEYDDDDDDDDDEYQAEEE, encoded by the exons ATGCCGCTGTATGACTGCATGCTGATGGTGAAACCGATGGTGACCAAGGAGGCCATAGCGGAGCTTGTGGCGCGGGTGGCGGGTCGCGCCTACCAGCGCAACGGCGTTGTCACCGAGCTCAAATCCTTTGGCAAAGTGCACCTAGGCTACGGCATCAGGAAGCTTGACGGCCGCCACTTCCAG GGTCAACTTATACAAATGACCATGATGGTTCCACCTTCCTTTACTAAGGAACTGCACTATCTAAACAAGGAGGACCGGCTGCTTCGCTGGTTGGTAGTGAAGCACAGGGATGCGGTGTATGGTCTGGAGTTCATCAACGAGGATGATGGGAGGTATGAGATGGACAGCTTCGGCCGTAACACTGCTAGTActcaagatgatgatgatgttgatgaatatgatgacgacgacgacgacgatgatgacgagTACCAGGCCGAGGAAGAGTAG